One stretch of Methanobacterium aggregans DNA includes these proteins:
- a CDS encoding nitrogenase component 1, with protein sequence MSVKVEGAKSENMTACGINIVEKNRNAIINPLVTCQPLGAMFAVAGVQRGLPLVHGSQGCSTFVRYGFSRHFREPSEIAVTSLHEDAAVFGGRKNLISGIGNLALRFKPDLMGIVTTCSCEIIGDDVEGFIKVAREEMIDKMGKEKAEKIKLIHISTPSFVENHFKGYDNAVKAMVSTLAEDPGESNGKVNIIPGIVNPGDIREIKHMMSLMGSEGIMLTDTSDPFDSPLRPSATQMKPYYPKGGTPVEDISKSSNSLGTIALCNYAGSAALDLEKKYDVPAVIGQLPIGLQNTDDFVRNMVKLTDVEVTDELLDERGLLVDSMADLASRYLFGRSVAIYGDPAMVSSIARFVCELGMIPAVACTGTENPEFVEDMKKVSKESDGPIDVLPGQDLRALEVRLKEEPVDLVIGHSDGRVIAKDLGIPLVRVGFPVYDRAGYHRVPIVGYNGGINLLDRITNTVMEKYYDETHWKLQQ encoded by the coding sequence ATGAGTGTTAAAGTAGAAGGTGCAAAATCTGAAAACATGACTGCATGCGGTATAAACATCGTTGAGAAGAATAGAAATGCTATCATAAACCCTCTTGTGACATGCCAACCTTTAGGAGCTATGTTTGCAGTTGCAGGGGTTCAAAGGGGACTTCCATTAGTTCATGGATCTCAGGGTTGTTCAACATTTGTGCGGTACGGATTTTCAAGACACTTCCGTGAACCGTCTGAAATAGCTGTCACATCCCTTCACGAGGATGCGGCTGTATTTGGAGGGCGTAAAAATCTTATATCGGGTATAGGAAATCTTGCATTAAGATTCAAACCAGATCTTATGGGTATCGTAACAACCTGTTCATGTGAAATTATTGGAGATGATGTTGAGGGGTTCATAAAAGTTGCCCGTGAAGAAATGATAGATAAGATGGGTAAAGAAAAGGCTGAAAAAATTAAATTAATTCACATAAGCACTCCAAGTTTCGTTGAAAACCACTTCAAAGGATATGACAATGCTGTTAAAGCAATGGTTTCAACCCTTGCAGAGGATCCTGGGGAATCCAATGGGAAAGTTAATATAATCCCGGGAATAGTCAACCCTGGTGACATACGTGAAATAAAACACATGATGTCTTTAATGGGTTCTGAGGGTATAATGCTCACAGACACATCAGACCCATTCGACTCACCATTAAGGCCTTCTGCAACTCAAATGAAGCCTTACTACCCGAAGGGGGGCACACCAGTTGAAGACATCTCTAAATCTTCAAACAGCCTGGGAACAATTGCCTTGTGTAACTATGCCGGTTCTGCAGCTCTGGATCTTGAGAAGAAGTACGATGTACCTGCAGTCATTGGACAGTTACCCATTGGACTCCAGAACACCGACGATTTTGTGAGGAACATGGTGAAACTAACCGATGTGGAAGTTACAGATGAACTTCTGGATGAAAGGGGTTTGCTTGTAGATTCAATGGCAGATCTAGCATCCAGATACCTCTTCGGTCGCAGTGTTGCGATTTATGGAGATCCTGCAATGGTAAGCAGTATAGCAAGATTTGTATGTGAACTGGGAATGATACCTGCAGTTGCATGTACAGGAACAGAGAATCCTGAGTTTGTTGAGGATATGAAAAAGGTATCCAAGGAATCTGATGGTCCTATTGATGTTCTCCCAGGACAGGATTTAAGGGCATTGGAAGTACGTCTCAAGGAAGAACCTGTTGATCTGGTGATAGGACATTCCGATGGAAGAGTGATAGCAAAAGATCTTGGAATTCCACTTGTTAGGGTTGGATTCCCAGTTTACGACCGTGCAGGATATCACAGAGTACCAATTGTGGGATACAACGGGGGTATAAATCTCCTTGACAGGATAACCAACACAGTCATGGAAAAATATTACGATGAAACCCACTGGAAGCTCCAGCAGTAA
- a CDS encoding nitrogenase subunit alpha, translating to MPYKLFDVDKDIPERKKHTYVKDKADPTEDIPACNTKTVPGCMTERGCAFAGVKGVITGAIKDVAHVVHSPVGCTAYGYGSKRYPTSPDMPDGSKFPIENFNLKYIVGTNLKESDVVFGGMKKLRQTILETAKEFPEANAIYTYSTCTVGLIGDDMDAVAKELSEELGKDVVAFNAPGFSGPTQSKGHHVANHTLFDCLVGTKEPLETTPYDVNLIGEYNIDGDLWIIKSYFDEMGIRILSSFSGDSTHDEICWMHRAKLSLVRCQRSATYIADLIEEKYGVPYMKVDFFGPRYCAENLRAVGKYFGLEDKAEEVIESRMKEIRPQLDFYREKLKGKKVWVFSGGPKNWHFPRPLQEELGMEVIAVSTMFEHEDGYGKIKERVDEGTIIFDDPNSLEMEEIIEKCKPDLMLSGVKEKYLAHKMGVPCVLIHSYENGPYIGFEGFLNLTKDIYAAIYNPVWNMLEFEYETEGSTNEDIKEEISHGEMAEGEVGK from the coding sequence ATGCCTTACAAACTTTTTGATGTGGATAAGGATATTCCCGAAAGAAAAAAACACACTTATGTTAAGGATAAAGCAGATCCCACGGAAGATATTCCTGCCTGCAATACCAAGACAGTTCCAGGATGTATGACTGAGAGGGGTTGTGCATTTGCAGGTGTTAAAGGTGTTATAACTGGAGCCATAAAGGATGTTGCACATGTTGTCCACTCACCTGTGGGTTGCACAGCTTATGGATATGGAAGTAAGAGGTATCCAACCAGTCCGGACATGCCTGATGGAAGTAAATTTCCAATAGAAAATTTCAACCTCAAATACATCGTTGGAACTAACCTCAAGGAATCAGACGTGGTTTTTGGAGGGATGAAAAAACTACGACAAACCATCCTTGAAACTGCAAAGGAATTCCCAGAAGCCAATGCAATATACACATATTCAACATGTACTGTTGGTCTGATAGGTGACGACATGGATGCAGTGGCCAAAGAACTCTCTGAAGAACTGGGTAAAGATGTTGTAGCATTTAACGCCCCTGGTTTTTCAGGTCCAACACAGTCTAAAGGACACCACGTTGCAAACCATACCTTGTTTGACTGTCTTGTAGGTACCAAAGAACCATTGGAAACAACACCCTACGATGTCAACCTTATAGGGGAGTACAACATAGATGGGGATCTTTGGATCATTAAATCCTACTTCGATGAGATGGGAATAAGGATATTATCATCATTCTCAGGTGATTCAACCCATGATGAGATATGCTGGATGCACAGGGCCAAACTCAGCCTTGTCAGGTGTCAGCGTTCTGCAACCTACATAGCAGATCTCATAGAGGAAAAATATGGAGTGCCCTACATGAAAGTGGACTTCTTTGGGCCAAGGTACTGTGCAGAGAACTTAAGGGCGGTTGGAAAATATTTTGGATTGGAGGATAAAGCAGAAGAGGTTATAGAAAGCAGAATGAAAGAAATAAGACCTCAACTAGATTTCTACCGTGAAAAACTCAAGGGCAAAAAGGTCTGGGTTTTTTCAGGAGGTCCAAAAAACTGGCACTTCCCAAGGCCTCTTCAAGAGGAGCTTGGAATGGAGGTAATTGCAGTATCTACCATGTTTGAACACGAAGATGGATACGGAAAGATCAAAGAGCGTGTGGATGAAGGAACCATAATATTTGACGACCCAAACTCCCTGGAAATGGAAGAAATAATAGAAAAATGCAAGCCAGATCTCATGCTTTCCGGTGTAAAAGAAAAGTATTTAGCCCACAAAATGGGCGTACCATGTGTTCTCATCCATTCCTACGAAAATGGTCCTTATATAGGATTTGAAGGCTTTTTAAACCTTACAAAGGATATATATGCTGCCATATACAATCCAGTTTGGAATATGCTGGAATTTGAATACGAAACTGAAGGAAGTACCAATGAAGATATCAAAGAAGAGATTTCACATGGGGAAATGGCTGAAGGGGAGGTAGGAAAATGA
- a CDS encoding P-II family nitrogen regulator, translating to MKEIIAIIRPKKMAQTKNVLDTLGFPAMTARRVMGRGKQKAIIGEVSFDIQEPQLLEEKGTMSYIPKRMISLVVPDEDASLVVEVIMRVNHTGQIGDGKIFVCPIMDAVRVRTDERGERAID from the coding sequence ATGAAAGAGATAATTGCCATAATACGCCCTAAAAAAATGGCTCAGACCAAAAATGTTCTGGATACCCTAGGATTCCCTGCAATGACTGCTCGTAGGGTTATGGGTAGAGGAAAACAGAAGGCCATAATAGGGGAAGTTTCCTTTGATATTCAGGAGCCGCAACTTCTAGAGGAAAAAGGAACCATGAGTTACATACCCAAGAGAATGATATCACTGGTTGTTCCAGATGAGGATGCATCTCTCGTTGTTGAGGTCATAATGAGGGTTAACCACACAGGACAGATAGGTGATGGAAAAATTTTTGTCTGCCCAATAATGGATGCTGTGAGAGTTAGAACTGATGAAAGAGGAGAAAGAGCGATAGATTAA
- a CDS encoding P-II family nitrogen regulator, with product MKMVRAILRPDKIEEVVETLAESGYVALTKMDVIGRGKQRGIQLDKIYYDELPKVMLMLVAEDEGIPEIIEKINESAFTGNFGDGKIFVSDVESVYTVRTRSEGL from the coding sequence ATGAAGATGGTACGCGCAATATTGAGGCCAGATAAAATAGAAGAAGTTGTAGAAACCCTTGCAGAGTCCGGATATGTTGCTCTCACCAAAATGGATGTAATTGGACGTGGAAAACAGAGGGGTATCCAGTTGGATAAGATCTACTACGATGAACTTCCCAAGGTGATGCTCATGCTGGTTGCAGAAGATGAGGGAATACCTGAAATAATAGAAAAAATCAACGAATCTGCATTTACAGGGAATTTTGGTGATGGAAAAATATTTGTAAGTGATGTTGAATCTGTCTACACAGTAAGAACAAGATCAGAAGGATTATAA
- the nifH gene encoding nitrogenase iron protein, whose protein sequence is MVRKIAIYGKGGIGKSTTTQNTASAMAHFHNQRVMIHGCDPKADSTRMILGGKMQRTMMDTLREDGEEACMELDNVMSTGFEGIKCVESGGPEPGVGCAGRGVITAITIMEQQKIYEDNDFVFFDVLGDVVCGGFAMPIRDGKAEEIYVVASGEMMALYAANNLCKGMVKYANQSGVRLGGIICNSRNVDGERELLEEFCKKIGTQMIHFVPRDNIVQKAEFNKKTVVDFEPDCNQAHEYEALAGKIINNEKFVIPKPMSMDELEEMVVQYGLMD, encoded by the coding sequence ATGGTAAGAAAAATAGCAATTTATGGAAAAGGTGGAATAGGAAAGTCCACAACCACTCAGAATACAGCATCAGCAATGGCACACTTTCACAATCAGAGGGTTATGATACACGGCTGCGACCCAAAGGCAGACAGTACACGAATGATTCTTGGGGGAAAAATGCAGAGAACCATGATGGACACCCTCAGGGAAGATGGAGAAGAAGCCTGTATGGAACTGGACAATGTCATGTCAACAGGTTTTGAAGGAATAAAATGTGTTGAATCTGGAGGTCCTGAACCTGGTGTTGGATGTGCAGGTCGTGGTGTAATTACTGCAATCACCATCATGGAACAACAGAAGATCTACGAAGACAATGACTTTGTTTTCTTCGATGTACTTGGGGATGTTGTGTGCGGTGGATTTGCAATGCCTATCAGGGACGGCAAAGCTGAAGAGATCTACGTTGTGGCATCTGGAGAGATGATGGCACTCTACGCAGCAAACAACCTGTGTAAAGGTATGGTGAAATACGCTAATCAGAGTGGTGTGAGACTTGGAGGAATAATCTGTAACAGCAGAAACGTTGATGGAGAAAGGGAACTCCTTGAAGAATTCTGTAAAAAAATAGGAACCCAGATGATCCACTTCGTTCCAAGGGACAACATAGTCCAGAAAGCAGAGTTCAACAAAAAAACAGTGGTAGATTTTGAACCAGACTGTAACCAGGCCCATGAGTACGAAGCCCTTGCAGGTAAAATCATTAACAACGAAAAATTCGTCATCCCAAAACCAATGTCCATGGATGAGCTTGAAGAAATGGTTGTTCAGTACGGTTTAATGGATTAA